A window of Epinephelus fuscoguttatus linkage group LG24, E.fuscoguttatus.final_Chr_v1 contains these coding sequences:
- the LOC125885165 gene encoding uncharacterized protein LOC125885165 isoform X2 yields MKDNEFPDDYLLTVFPFTRDVFLYVPSASVNLSVFGRDQATLIQSLQSAHRSLRFQPFPQQMKATIEGPFTAVQALREDLIRRASRLKSEVSAQTAAVKLRETPLNPRVISHHGSVGSVSRSGSKAKLGPASSDCLSTALQTTGEATEVQSRFSNAKTENASSRQKVSNESVAAGNLCDTNSDEEEEPRDMPRLDISTEYRTEQAKASSRQVLNAGVRSSLSGRDLLLPQEISAKQLGLDDISEKHSRPDRISATKIRQENHMGSSYNSTDYLKELDQSSSAVTAKIHQTRHKDVSTSSKNNTEDTEELSAICPEDQEETCVWVDSYIFRYIKKYDKKEFDRCLRGLDASVKCEGTDLTRIVLSERHTSMTASQIQQALQDLKALVRSWQLMLRVHQIDCDEEEMKKKLIQICDDLSFLYSDILYLLEDSCIKFIGPSMYSYLFCKSVEHKFAKLKDTKRM; encoded by the exons ATGAAGGACAACGAGTTTCCGGACGACTACCTTCTCACTGTGTTCCCCTTCACGAGAGAT GTGTTTTTATACGTCCCCAGTGCTTCCGTCAATCTGTCTGTATTTGGCAGAGATCAAGCAACGCTGATTCAGAGTCTGCAGTCAGCTCACAGGTCACTACGTTTCCAGCCTTTCCCTCAGCAGATGAAAGCCACCATTGAAGGGCCTTTTACTGCCGTTCAGGCCCTGAGAGAGGACCTCATCCGCAGGGCCAGTCGACTTAAATCCGAagtctcagcccaaacagctgCCGTCAAACTAAGAGAAACTCCTCTTAATCCGAGGGTAATATCTCATCACGGGTCTGTCGGCTCTGTAAGCCGCAGCGGTTCTAAAGCTAAGCTGGGACCAGCGAGCTCAGACTGCTTATCAACGGCGCTGCAGACCACAGGTGAGGCAACTGAAGTCCAAAGCCGGTTCTCAAAtgcaaaaactgaaaatgccTCCTCAAGGCAAAAAGTTTCCAATGAGAGTGTGGCTGCAGGGAACCTCTGTGACACAAacagtgatgaggaggaggagccaAGAGATATGCCCAGGCTTGACATATCCACAGAATATAGGACAGAGCAAGCAAAGGCCAGCTCCAGACAAGTGCTCAATGCAGGGGTTAGATCTTCCTTATCAGGCCGGGACCTGCTCCTACCACAGGAAATATCAGCAAAACAGCTAGGACTGGACGAcatttcagaaaaacacagcagaCCAGACAGGATTTCAGCAACCAAAATCAGACAAGAGAATCATATGGGCTCCAGCTACAACAGTACTGACTATCTGAAGGAATTAGATCAGAGCAGCTCAGCCGTCACTGCTAAAATCCACCAGACCAGACATAAAGATGTCTCAACGTCCTCCAAGAACAAtactgaggacacagaggagcTGTCTGCAATCTGTCCGGAGGATCAGGAGGAGACGTGCGTCTGGGTCGACTCGTACATATTcagatacattaaaaaatatgacaAGAAGGAGTTTGACAGATGCTTGAGAGGTCTCGATGCATCTGTTAAGTGTGAAGGTACTGACCTTACACGGATTGTGTTGAGTGAGAGGCATACCTCCATGACAGCCTCACAGATCCAGCAGGCATTGCAAGACCTAAAAGCTCTGGTGAGGTCTTGGCAATTGATGTTAAGAGTTCATCAGATTGACTGTGATGAGGAAGAGATGAAAAAGAAACTGATTCAGATCTGCGATGATTTAAGTTTCCTGTACAGTGACATTTTATACTTGTTGGAGGATTCATGCATAAAATTCATTGGCCCCTCAATGTATAGTTACCTGTTCTGTAAGAGCGTGGAGCATAAATTTGCTAAACTCAAAGACACTAAAAGAATGTAA
- the LOC125885165 gene encoding uncharacterized protein LOC125885165 isoform X1 has product MSAAEMETDSLDMSRTVVVSGVPGVLPVSRMIDKLTIHFQSYRRSHGGDVEVVKYPTNMAGVAFVTFDQAKDAARVVQKEQHIMKDNEFPDDYLLTVFPFTRDVFLYVPSASVNLSVFGRDQATLIQSLQSAHRSLRFQPFPQQMKATIEGPFTAVQALREDLIRRASRLKSEVSAQTAAVKLRETPLNPRVISHHGSVGSVSRSGSKAKLGPASSDCLSTALQTTGEATEVQSRFSNAKTENASSRQKVSNESVAAGNLCDTNSDEEEEPRDMPRLDISTEYRTEQAKASSRQVLNAGVRSSLSGRDLLLPQEISAKQLGLDDISEKHSRPDRISATKIRQENHMGSSYNSTDYLKELDQSSSAVTAKIHQTRHKDVSTSSKNNTEDTEELSAICPEDQEETCVWVDSYIFRYIKKYDKKEFDRCLRGLDASVKCEGTDLTRIVLSERHTSMTASQIQQALQDLKALVRSWQLMLRVHQIDCDEEEMKKKLIQICDDLSFLYSDILYLLEDSCIKFIGPSMYSYLFCKSVEHKFAKLKDTKRM; this is encoded by the exons ATGTCTGCAGCCGAGATGGAGACCGACTCCCTGGACATGAGCAGGACTGTGGTTGTGTCCGGTGTCCCCGGTGTGTTACCCGTCAGCAGGATGATTGACAAGCTAACAATTCACTTCCAGAGTTACAGGAGGAGTCATGGAGGAGACGTCGAGGTGGTGAAGTATCCCACCAACATGGCCGGTGTCGCCTTTGTCACTTTTGACCAAGCTAAAG ATGCAGCGAGGGTGGTGCAAAAGGAGCAACACATCATGAAGGACAACGAGTTTCCGGACGACTACCTTCTCACTGTGTTCCCCTTCACGAGAGAT GTGTTTTTATACGTCCCCAGTGCTTCCGTCAATCTGTCTGTATTTGGCAGAGATCAAGCAACGCTGATTCAGAGTCTGCAGTCAGCTCACAGGTCACTACGTTTCCAGCCTTTCCCTCAGCAGATGAAAGCCACCATTGAAGGGCCTTTTACTGCCGTTCAGGCCCTGAGAGAGGACCTCATCCGCAGGGCCAGTCGACTTAAATCCGAagtctcagcccaaacagctgCCGTCAAACTAAGAGAAACTCCTCTTAATCCGAGGGTAATATCTCATCACGGGTCTGTCGGCTCTGTAAGCCGCAGCGGTTCTAAAGCTAAGCTGGGACCAGCGAGCTCAGACTGCTTATCAACGGCGCTGCAGACCACAGGTGAGGCAACTGAAGTCCAAAGCCGGTTCTCAAAtgcaaaaactgaaaatgccTCCTCAAGGCAAAAAGTTTCCAATGAGAGTGTGGCTGCAGGGAACCTCTGTGACACAAacagtgatgaggaggaggagccaAGAGATATGCCCAGGCTTGACATATCCACAGAATATAGGACAGAGCAAGCAAAGGCCAGCTCCAGACAAGTGCTCAATGCAGGGGTTAGATCTTCCTTATCAGGCCGGGACCTGCTCCTACCACAGGAAATATCAGCAAAACAGCTAGGACTGGACGAcatttcagaaaaacacagcagaCCAGACAGGATTTCAGCAACCAAAATCAGACAAGAGAATCATATGGGCTCCAGCTACAACAGTACTGACTATCTGAAGGAATTAGATCAGAGCAGCTCAGCCGTCACTGCTAAAATCCACCAGACCAGACATAAAGATGTCTCAACGTCCTCCAAGAACAAtactgaggacacagaggagcTGTCTGCAATCTGTCCGGAGGATCAGGAGGAGACGTGCGTCTGGGTCGACTCGTACATATTcagatacattaaaaaatatgacaAGAAGGAGTTTGACAGATGCTTGAGAGGTCTCGATGCATCTGTTAAGTGTGAAGGTACTGACCTTACACGGATTGTGTTGAGTGAGAGGCATACCTCCATGACAGCCTCACAGATCCAGCAGGCATTGCAAGACCTAAAAGCTCTGGTGAGGTCTTGGCAATTGATGTTAAGAGTTCATCAGATTGACTGTGATGAGGAAGAGATGAAAAAGAAACTGATTCAGATCTGCGATGATTTAAGTTTCCTGTACAGTGACATTTTATACTTGTTGGAGGATTCATGCATAAAATTCATTGGCCCCTCAATGTATAGTTACCTGTTCTGTAAGAGCGTGGAGCATAAATTTGCTAAACTCAAAGACACTAAAAGAATGTAA